A region from the Pseudomonas sp. KU26590 genome encodes:
- a CDS encoding type 1 glutamine amidotransferase domain-containing protein, with product MSNQLNGKKVLIITSNTGIERDELLKPLEALKGQGAALTHASIEGGTAQLFLNDTDKDAVVTSDTKLAGLSAADFDALVIPGGTVNADTLRQDSDAQKLVKAFADAGKTIASICHGPWLLIDAGVIKGKTLTSYPSVRTDLVNAGAANWVDAEVKECPANGWTLITSRTPDDLPAFNEAIAKALLAG from the coding sequence ATGAGCAATCAATTGAACGGCAAGAAGGTTTTGATCATCACGTCCAACACCGGCATCGAGCGCGACGAACTGCTCAAGCCGCTGGAAGCGTTGAAGGGCCAGGGCGCTGCGTTGACCCACGCCTCCATCGAAGGCGGCACCGCGCAACTGTTCCTGAACGACACCGACAAAGACGCCGTGGTGACCTCAGACACCAAGCTGGCCGGTCTGTCTGCCGCTGATTTCGATGCACTGGTCATTCCCGGCGGCACAGTCAACGCCGACACACTGCGCCAGGACAGCGATGCCCAGAAGCTGGTTAAAGCATTCGCCGACGCCGGCAAGACCATCGCGTCGATCTGCCATGGCCCATGGCTGCTGATTGATGCGGGTGTGATCAAAGGCAAAACCCTGACCTCCTACCCAAGCGTGCGCACCGATCTGGTCAATGCCGGAGCGGCTAACTGGGTCGACGCCGAGGTCAAGGAATGCCCGGCCAACGGCTGGACCCTGATCACCTCCCGCACGCCAGACGATCTGCCTGCGTTCAACGAGGCGATCGCCAAAGCACTGCTGGCGGGCTGA
- a CDS encoding glycoside hydrolase family 3 N-terminal domain-containing protein encodes MSHDELQRAARSVLMPAIAGLALDEPVRRHLQAGGVSVLLGETRDEYLARRMSFERRREETDAQFSAIAREAAVCAAAPVLIAVDQELGGIQRLHGLVPGMPVAAELTHMSTEDIEARCYEMASSARVMGVNLFLAPIVDVVTGVNPWLHQRNLGPDPVEVARIACAFIRGVQRAGVIATAKHFPGHPRLEQDPAVEQATVPDDAAALRDGLDVFRQVIAAGVGAIMPGPAVFPALDPHRSASTSAAVIGLLRDTLGFEGLIVSDDLDAVSILRGNSIADTAVAALNAGAHLLLVSAEAGLDDIARAIVDAVINGGLDAQRLLAAAHKVRAQAHACRAQVDSGLYVSYPVSAGHLTRRVMI; translated from the coding sequence ATGTCACACGATGAACTGCAACGAGCTGCGCGGTCAGTCCTGATGCCGGCGATCGCCGGTCTGGCGCTGGATGAACCCGTGCGCCGGCATCTGCAAGCCGGCGGCGTGTCGGTACTGCTGGGCGAGACCCGTGACGAGTACCTGGCGCGGCGCATGAGTTTCGAGCGGCGCCGCGAAGAAACCGACGCGCAATTTTCCGCGATCGCCAGGGAGGCGGCGGTGTGTGCGGCAGCGCCAGTGCTGATTGCCGTCGATCAGGAGCTTGGCGGCATCCAGCGCCTGCACGGTCTGGTGCCCGGTATGCCGGTTGCGGCCGAATTAACCCACATGAGCACCGAAGACATCGAAGCGCGCTGTTATGAAATGGCCAGCTCGGCCCGGGTCATGGGCGTCAACCTGTTCCTGGCGCCGATTGTTGACGTGGTCACCGGGGTCAATCCCTGGCTGCACCAGCGTAATCTCGGGCCCGATCCCGTCGAAGTGGCGCGCATTGCCTGCGCGTTCATTCGCGGTGTGCAACGCGCTGGCGTGATCGCCACGGCCAAGCACTTTCCCGGTCACCCCCGACTTGAGCAGGACCCGGCGGTGGAGCAGGCTACCGTCCCTGATGACGCTGCTGCGCTCCGCGACGGGCTGGACGTGTTCCGCCAGGTCATTGCGGCAGGCGTCGGCGCGATCATGCCGGGGCCGGCGGTGTTTCCGGCGCTGGATCCGCACCGGTCGGCCAGCACCTCGGCGGCGGTGATCGGCCTGCTGCGAGATACGTTGGGTTTTGAAGGGCTGATCGTGTCCGACGACCTCGACGCCGTCTCCATCCTGCGCGGCAACAGCATCGCCGACACCGCCGTCGCCGCCTTGAATGCCGGCGCTCATCTGCTGCTGGTGTCGGCCGAAGCGGGGCTGGACGACATCGCGCGCGCGATCGTCGATGCAGTAATCAATGGGGGACTGGATGCGCAACGCCTGCTGGCGGCGGCGCACAAAGTCCGCGCTCAAGCCCACGCATGCCGAGCCCAAGTGGATTCAGGCCTGTACGTCTCATACCCGGTCTCAGCCGGGCACCTCACCCGACGGGTCATGATCTGA
- a CDS encoding cupin domain-containing protein: protein MSIDPSELAARLIRNFNEVPLQHERRDPLYESHAARLGTDTAAQKLGASVDIVAPGKRSCPYHFHYAQEEMFVILDGQGTLRVAGEMLPIRSGDVIFIPPGPEYPHQLINTSDAPLKYLSISTRETPEVCEYPDSGKYQAMVTINGARAFAAVQRPDATLDYWEGEP, encoded by the coding sequence ATGAGCATTGATCCCAGCGAACTGGCCGCGCGCCTGATTCGCAACTTCAACGAGGTGCCGCTGCAGCACGAGCGGCGTGACCCGTTGTACGAGAGCCATGCCGCGCGCCTGGGCACTGACACCGCCGCGCAGAAGCTGGGGGCGTCGGTGGACATCGTCGCGCCGGGCAAGCGTTCGTGCCCCTATCATTTTCACTACGCCCAGGAAGAGATGTTCGTCATCCTCGACGGGCAGGGCACGCTGCGCGTAGCAGGGGAAATGCTGCCGATCCGCAGCGGCGATGTCATCTTCATTCCGCCGGGGCCGGAGTATCCCCACCAGTTGATCAACACCTCGGATGCACCGCTGAAGTATTTGTCCATCAGTACCCGCGAGACGCCTGAAGTGTGCGAATACCCGGACTCCGGCAAGTACCAGGCGATGGTCACCATTAATGGGGCACGGGCGTTTGCTGCCGTCCAACGCCCCGACGCGACGCTGGATTACTGGGAGGGTGAGCCTTGA
- a CDS encoding sulfite exporter TauE/SafE family protein has product MDFGNAGFVVAGLVVGFIVGMTGVGGGSLMTPILLWFGINPATAVGTDLLYAAITKSGGVLVHRKNDNIDWGITGWLTLGSVPAAGLTLWFLSSLHTAPDAMNSVIKQALGVVLLLTALAIFFKKRLLAFAQRHAGDRYRLSTRNLNGLTVLTGVILGTMVALTSIGAGALGTVALFLLYPFLETRRLVGTEIAHAVPLTLIAGIGHASMGNMNWSMLGYLLMGSLPGIYIGSHLTGRIPDAILRPCLALMLLAIGYKLAF; this is encoded by the coding sequence ATGGATTTTGGCAACGCAGGTTTCGTCGTAGCAGGACTGGTGGTGGGTTTTATCGTCGGCATGACGGGGGTGGGCGGCGGGTCGCTGATGACCCCGATCCTGCTGTGGTTCGGGATCAACCCCGCCACAGCGGTGGGCACCGACCTGCTGTACGCCGCGATCACCAAAAGCGGCGGCGTGCTGGTTCACAGAAAAAACGACAACATCGACTGGGGTATCACTGGCTGGCTCACCTTGGGCAGCGTGCCTGCCGCCGGGCTGACGCTGTGGTTTCTGAGCAGCCTGCACACGGCGCCTGACGCGATGAACTCGGTGATCAAACAGGCGCTGGGGGTGGTGCTGCTGCTGACCGCGCTGGCGATCTTTTTCAAGAAGCGCCTGCTGGCGTTTGCGCAACGCCACGCCGGTGATCGCTACCGCCTCAGCACACGAAACCTGAACGGGCTAACGGTGCTGACCGGCGTCATTCTCGGCACCATGGTCGCGCTGACCTCTATCGGCGCCGGCGCGCTCGGCACGGTGGCGTTGTTCCTGCTTTATCCTTTCCTCGAAACCCGCCGCCTGGTCGGCACCGAAATCGCCCACGCCGTGCCCCTGACCCTCATCGCCGGCATCGGCCACGCCAGCATGGGCAACATGAACTGGTCGATGTTGGGCTACCTGCTGATGGGCTCGCTGCCGGGCATCTACATCGGCAGCCACCTCACTGGCCGCATCCCCGACGCCATCCTGCGTCCGTGCCTGGCGCTGATGCTACTGGCGATCGGATACAAGCTGGCATTTTGA
- a CDS encoding DUF6482 family protein, which translates to MDLDKLSKHVKAGEVTEVNLVSIEGGSYAIHALLDGKSNAVSSPDGKVLHVASVDEARKCLSSLQEVKLFIVHPVVYDEMVGQPHTTPEAPRQPIPFRSGN; encoded by the coding sequence ATGGATCTGGACAAGCTCAGCAAACACGTCAAGGCCGGGGAAGTCACCGAGGTCAACCTGGTGTCGATCGAAGGTGGCTCGTACGCCATACATGCGCTCCTGGACGGCAAGTCCAATGCCGTCAGCAGCCCGGACGGCAAAGTCCTGCACGTGGCCTCGGTCGACGAAGCGCGCAAATGCCTGTCGTCACTCCAGGAAGTGAAGCTGTTCATCGTCCACCCGGTGGTGTACGACGAAATGGTCGGGCAGCCCCACACCACACCCGAAGCGCCACGCCAGCCGATTCCGTTTCGCTCGGGTAATTGA